In Cicer arietinum cultivar CDC Frontier isolate Library 1 chromosome 1, Cicar.CDCFrontier_v2.0, whole genome shotgun sequence, one DNA window encodes the following:
- the LOC101489778 gene encoding ATP synthase small subunit 6, mitochondrial-like — protein sequence MRKFDPWPVFFKREWKRNWPFLVGFGVTGAVITKLSLGFTEEDAKNSKFVQAHKR from the exons ATGAGGAAATTCGATCCATGGCCTGTGTTCTTCAAGCGAGAATGGAAGAGAAACTGGCCTTTCCTAGTTGGATTCGGAGTCACCGGAGCAGTGATTACCAAGTTATCACTTGGTTTCACTG AGGAGGATgctaaaaattcaaaattcgtTCAAGCGCATAAGAGGTAA